Proteins from a genomic interval of Treponema brennaborense DSM 12168:
- the cimA gene encoding citramalate synthase — protein MTNTLKKITILDSTLRDGAQGEGISFSVQDKIHIVQALDELGVSYIEAGNPGSNPKDLEFFQEIRKIQLKTARLAAFGATRRKDISCAEDANLQSLLSAETDTVVIFGKSWDFQVTEILRATLDENLAMIRETAAFLKDAGRTVIYDAEHFFDAWKANREYTIKTLEAAVAGGAAVLSLCDTKGGSLPLEVLEITREVTALFGSRVEIGIHTHNDAGLAVADSLMAVEGGARHVQGTLLGFGERTGNANLSAIIADLELKMNCRCLPDERLPLLTPIVRRVAEIANISVDPGLPYVGGNAFAHKAGMHIDAVTKNPSAYEHVAPETVGNDRVFLMSEVAGRSTIIEKIRNFDPSVTKSSPVVSDIIKKMKDLEHAGYQFEGAEGSFELLVRKNLGKYKPFFKLHYYKTIGEKPPLDETLCSFAQLKIEVDGQIEITAGEGDGPVHALDVALRKALERFYPAVAQIRLTDYKVRVLDSKTATASKVRVLIESSDGTDLWTTVGVSSDIMEASWLALVDSFEYKLIKDIERRFKTFL, from the coding sequence GTGACTAATACGCTGAAAAAAATCACGATTTTGGATTCAACACTGCGGGACGGTGCGCAAGGCGAAGGTATCAGTTTTTCCGTTCAGGATAAAATTCATATCGTTCAGGCGCTCGACGAACTGGGAGTGTCGTATATCGAAGCGGGAAATCCCGGTTCAAATCCCAAAGATCTTGAGTTTTTTCAGGAAATCCGGAAAATTCAGCTTAAAACGGCACGGCTCGCCGCGTTCGGTGCGACTCGGCGCAAGGATATTTCCTGTGCGGAAGACGCCAATCTGCAAAGTCTGCTTTCCGCGGAAACCGATACGGTGGTCATCTTCGGCAAGTCGTGGGATTTTCAGGTAACCGAAATCCTGCGCGCGACGCTTGATGAAAATCTGGCGATGATCCGCGAAACCGCAGCTTTTCTGAAAGACGCCGGACGGACAGTCATATACGACGCCGAACATTTTTTTGACGCCTGGAAAGCGAACCGCGAATATACGATTAAAACGCTTGAAGCTGCCGTAGCCGGCGGTGCTGCCGTGCTGTCGCTGTGCGATACCAAAGGCGGTTCGCTGCCGCTTGAAGTGTTGGAAATAACGCGCGAGGTTACGGCGTTGTTCGGCAGCCGAGTCGAGATCGGTATTCACACTCACAACGACGCGGGTCTCGCCGTTGCCGATTCGCTGATGGCCGTTGAAGGCGGTGCGCGGCACGTGCAGGGGACGCTGCTGGGGTTCGGCGAGCGAACGGGGAACGCGAATCTGTCGGCGATTATCGCCGATCTCGAGCTGAAAATGAACTGCCGGTGTCTGCCGGACGAACGGCTGCCGCTTTTGACGCCGATCGTGCGCCGCGTTGCCGAAATTGCGAATATCAGCGTGGATCCGGGGTTGCCGTACGTGGGCGGCAACGCGTTCGCCCATAAGGCGGGAATGCACATCGATGCGGTGACCAAAAATCCGTCGGCGTACGAGCACGTTGCGCCGGAAACAGTCGGCAACGATCGTGTGTTTCTGATGAGTGAAGTTGCCGGGCGTTCCACTATTATAGAAAAAATTCGTAATTTTGATCCGTCCGTTACCAAATCGAGTCCGGTTGTGAGCGATATTATCAAAAAAATGAAAGATTTGGAACATGCCGGCTATCAGTTCGAAGGTGCGGAAGGCAGTTTCGAGCTGTTAGTGCGCAAAAATCTGGGTAAATACAAGCCGTTTTTCAAACTGCATTATTATAAAACGATCGGTGAAAAACCTCCGCTCGACGAAACGCTGTGTTCGTTCGCGCAGCTCAAAATTGAAGTGGACGGTCAGATTGAAATTACCGCGGGCGAGGGCGACGGTCCCGTGCACGCGCTCGACGTTGCGCTGCGCAAGGCGCTCGAGCGGTTCTATCCCGCCGTAGCGCAGATCCGGCTTACCGACTATAAAGTGCGCGTACTCGATTCCAAAACGGCGACGGCGTCAAAAGTGCGCGTTTTAATCGAAAGTTCCGACGGTACGGATTTATGGACGACGGTGGGCGTTTCTTCCGATATCATGGAAGCGTCCTGGCTTGCGCTCGTGGATTCGTTTGAATATAAGCTTATCAAGGATATCGAGCGACGGTTCAAGACGTTTCTGTGA
- a CDS encoding SDR family NAD(P)-dependent oxidoreductase, whose protein sequence is MSKHIAIITGASGGLGKEFAALMVRENLDEIWCVARSKDKLNAVKSEFGEKIRVLPFDLSKQDSIRLLSELLNAESVNVVYLINNAGIGEKLGSYKEMTVEKSYETIQLNCSAVVALCTVCIPHMQRGSRIINVSSQSSFQPVPYINLYASTKAFVTSFTRALNMELNGTGVTATAVCAGWADTDMLPKTLNGKTVKYPGLVSPKLVAAQGLADAKKGRDMSVCTLYVKYMRLLSKIFPHKTVMRTWIKSVSQYLE, encoded by the coding sequence ATGAGTAAACATATTGCTATCATTACGGGTGCCAGCGGCGGGCTAGGTAAAGAATTTGCCGCATTGATGGTGCGTGAAAACCTGGACGAGATTTGGTGTGTGGCTCGCAGTAAAGACAAACTGAATGCCGTAAAGTCGGAGTTCGGAGAAAAAATCCGCGTTTTGCCTTTTGATTTGTCAAAACAGGATAGCATACGGCTACTTAGCGAGTTGCTCAATGCCGAGTCGGTCAACGTGGTGTACTTGATCAACAATGCCGGAATCGGCGAGAAATTAGGTTCTTACAAAGAAATGACGGTAGAAAAGAGCTATGAAACGATTCAGCTGAACTGTTCTGCCGTTGTTGCGTTGTGTACGGTATGCATCCCTCATATGCAAAGAGGCAGCAGAATCATCAACGTTTCTTCCCAATCCTCTTTTCAACCGGTACCGTACATAAATCTGTATGCGTCGACAAAGGCATTCGTAACAAGTTTTACAAGAGCGTTGAATATGGAGCTGAACGGAACGGGCGTAACGGCTACTGCGGTATGTGCCGGCTGGGCAGATACCGATATGCTGCCTAAAACATTGAACGGAAAGACAGTCAAGTATCCCGGGCTTGTTTCACCGAAGCTCGTTGCAGCGCAGGGGCTCGCTGATGCAAAAAAAGGCAGGGATATGTCCGTGTGTACTCTGTACGTCAAGTATATGCGTTTGTTATCAAAGATATTTCCGCATAAAACGGTTATGCGAACGTGGATAAAAAGCGTTTCCCAATATCTGGAATAA
- a CDS encoding glycine hydroxymethyltransferase, with the protein MSTPLQKYLSGTSPDKISPAFTAYVANLQEVAAVGPEIAASIVKELEAQRSHLKLIASENYCSLNVQAAMGNLLTDKYAEGYPSHRYYGGCNNIDDIESAAAEEAKALFGAEHAYVQPHSGADANLVAYWAILSAKIEAPILEKIGETNLSKLTDAQWADLRAKLGNQRLMGLDYYSGGHLTHGYRQNVSARMFDSYSYTVDKETGLLDYDAIEKQAMEVKPLILLTGYSAYPRAINFRRFREIADKCGAVLMVDMAHFAGLVAGKVFTGDENPVAWADVVTTTTHKTLRGPRGAIVLCKAPFAEFVNKGCPLVLGGPLAHVMAAKAIAFKEARTDSYRQYAHKVQENARALAAECLKLGLKLQTGGTDNHLMLIDIQSTHGLTGRQGENAMFECGITLNRNSLPFDPNGAWWTSGLRVGTPAVTTLGMGAAEMKEIASIIKLVLDGTKPAMTEKGTPAKGKIVIEPAVQAEAKKRVAALLGKFVLYPELDLDFLKAEFIK; encoded by the coding sequence ATGTCTACACCGCTTCAAAAGTACTTGTCCGGTACCTCGCCGGACAAAATCAGTCCCGCGTTTACCGCATACGTTGCAAATCTGCAGGAAGTCGCCGCCGTCGGACCTGAAATCGCCGCTTCAATCGTAAAAGAGCTCGAAGCGCAGCGTTCCCATCTGAAACTGATTGCAAGTGAAAACTACTGTTCGCTCAACGTCCAAGCGGCGATGGGCAACTTGCTAACCGATAAATATGCCGAAGGATATCCGTCTCATCGTTATTACGGCGGCTGCAACAATATCGACGACATTGAAAGCGCTGCCGCCGAAGAAGCGAAGGCGCTGTTCGGTGCCGAACACGCGTACGTACAGCCGCATTCCGGTGCGGACGCGAATCTGGTTGCGTACTGGGCGATTCTTTCGGCAAAAATCGAAGCGCCGATTTTGGAAAAAATCGGTGAAACGAATCTGAGCAAACTGACTGATGCGCAGTGGGCCGATTTGCGCGCGAAGCTCGGTAATCAGCGTCTGATGGGACTCGACTATTATTCCGGCGGACATTTGACGCACGGCTACCGGCAGAATGTGTCTGCCCGTATGTTCGACAGTTATTCGTACACCGTCGATAAGGAAACGGGGCTGCTCGATTACGACGCGATTGAAAAACAGGCGATGGAAGTCAAGCCGCTCATCCTGCTGACCGGTTACAGTGCGTATCCGCGCGCGATCAACTTTCGCCGCTTCCGCGAAATTGCGGATAAATGCGGCGCCGTGCTGATGGTGGATATGGCGCATTTTGCGGGACTGGTGGCGGGTAAAGTTTTTACCGGCGACGAAAATCCTGTTGCCTGGGCGGACGTCGTAACGACGACGACGCACAAGACGCTGCGCGGACCGCGCGGGGCGATCGTGCTGTGCAAGGCGCCGTTCGCCGAATTCGTAAACAAAGGCTGCCCGCTGGTACTCGGCGGCCCGCTCGCGCACGTTATGGCCGCGAAAGCGATCGCTTTCAAAGAAGCGCGCACGGATTCTTATCGGCAGTACGCGCATAAAGTGCAGGAAAACGCCCGCGCACTCGCTGCCGAATGCCTGAAGCTCGGCTTAAAGTTGCAGACCGGCGGAACCGACAACCATCTGATGCTGATAGACATTCAGTCGACGCACGGGCTGACCGGCCGTCAGGGTGAAAACGCGATGTTTGAATGCGGAATCACGCTGAACCGCAACAGCCTGCCGTTTGATCCGAACGGCGCTTGGTGGACGAGCGGACTGCGCGTCGGCACGCCGGCGGTTACGACGCTCGGTATGGGCGCCGCTGAAATGAAAGAAATTGCTTCTATTATAAAGCTTGTTCTCGACGGCACGAAGCCGGCTATGACCGAAAAAGGTACTCCGGCAAAGGGTAAAATCGTTATCGAGCCGGCCGTTCAGGCGGAAGCAAAAAAACGGGTTGCCGCACTGCTCGGCAAATTCGTGTTGTATCCCGAATTGGATCTCGATTTCCTGAAAGCGGAATTCATCAAATAG
- a CDS encoding adenine phosphoribosyltransferase has product MSNLEMLDKAIRRIPDFPKPGILFYDITGVLVQPDAFTYCIDRLAERCKAAGADAIAGIESRGFLFAAPLADRLKLPLILIRKKGKLPGKTYSCKYSLEYGTAEIEAHVDDIKPGQKIIVIDDLIATGGTLKAARTLIEQGGATVASFLGVVGLPFLHYRQVLDPTPVLTLIDYDAE; this is encoded by the coding sequence ATGAGTAATCTGGAAATGCTTGATAAGGCGATACGCCGGATCCCCGATTTTCCGAAACCGGGAATTTTATTTTACGATATTACCGGCGTATTGGTGCAGCCGGATGCGTTTACGTATTGTATAGACCGTCTGGCCGAGCGCTGCAAAGCAGCCGGTGCCGACGCAATCGCCGGCATCGAATCGCGCGGATTTCTGTTTGCAGCTCCGCTCGCGGACCGCCTCAAGCTTCCGCTCATTCTTATCCGCAAAAAAGGCAAGCTTCCCGGCAAAACCTATTCGTGCAAATACTCGCTTGAATACGGCACAGCTGAAATCGAAGCGCACGTGGACGACATCAAACCCGGTCAAAAAATTATCGTCATAGACGATCTGATCGCGACCGGCGGAACACTGAAAGCGGCGCGCACGCTCATAGAACAAGGCGGCGCAACCGTAGCGAGTTTTCTCGGCGTCGTCGGCTTGCCGTTCCTGCATTACCGGCAGGTGCTCGACCCTACTCCCGTTTTAACGCTGATAGATTACGACGCCGAATAA
- a CDS encoding prephenate dehydrogenase has translation MSGRIVSQNGAHLTYGFVGLGLMGGSLAKAIRANILGGSGATGRILACDANAASLRQAEADGIAAAGFPPERADAMLAQCDVVFVCLYPHATLEFITAHRHSFKPESVVTDISGVKTALLEGLGGSIRDDVDFISGHPMAGSEKEGYAHAAGTIFSNRNYILMPRPENTPEHLAFFRNLVTAIGFTRIIETDAHTHDRKIAFTSQLCHVIASALVDSAEDTSITAFGGGSFEDLTRIALINAPLWTELFTANRTELLAHMTAFCQSLEKFRRCIEDADEERLHALLESVRVKRTDMSRIDMKDRS, from the coding sequence GTGAGCGGCCGCATCGTTTCCCAAAACGGCGCGCACCTCACGTACGGTTTCGTCGGCCTCGGTCTGATGGGCGGTTCGCTCGCCAAGGCGATCCGCGCGAACATTCTCGGCGGAAGCGGCGCGACGGGCCGCATCCTCGCCTGCGACGCGAACGCTGCTTCGCTGCGGCAGGCCGAGGCGGACGGTATCGCGGCAGCGGGTTTTCCGCCGGAACGGGCGGACGCCATGCTCGCACAATGCGACGTCGTGTTCGTCTGTTTGTATCCGCACGCAACGCTCGAGTTTATCACGGCGCATCGGCACTCGTTCAAACCGGAGTCCGTCGTAACCGATATTTCAGGCGTCAAAACCGCGCTGCTCGAGGGGTTGGGCGGCTCGATCAGGGACGACGTCGACTTCATTTCAGGTCATCCGATGGCCGGAAGCGAAAAAGAAGGATACGCGCACGCGGCGGGTACCATATTCTCGAACCGGAACTATATTCTCATGCCGCGCCCGGAAAACACGCCGGAACATCTGGCTTTTTTCAGAAATCTGGTAACGGCGATCGGCTTTACCCGCATCATAGAAACAGACGCGCACACGCACGACCGCAAAATAGCGTTTACGTCGCAATTGTGCCACGTGATCGCTTCCGCGCTCGTCGACAGCGCCGAAGACACCTCGATTACGGCGTTCGGCGGCGGCAGTTTTGAAGACTTAACGAGAATCGCCTTGATAAACGCGCCGCTGTGGACGGAACTGTTCACGGCGAACCGAACAGAACTGCTCGCCCATATGACGGCGTTCTGCCAGTCGCTCGAAAAATTCCGCCGCTGCATCGAAGACGCAGACGAAGAGCGTCTGCATGCGCTTTTAGAGTCGGTGCGCGTAAAGCGCACGGATATGTCACGGATTGACATGAAAGACAGGTCATAG
- the aroF gene encoding 3-deoxy-7-phosphoheptulonate synthase: MIVVLKPDAAKADIDLFVANLKRQGVGVHISHGTDHTIVGLIGDTSRMTPESFKANHIVDTVMRVQAPYKMANRAFHPENTAVTVAADQIGVASAAIGDGNVAVIAGPCSVESEEQLTDIAECVKASGARFLRGGAFKPRTSPYSFQGLGCEGIELLLAAKKTTGLPIVTELMSITQLELFDGVDVIQIGARNMQNFDLLKELGSCKKPILLKRGLANTVKELLMSAEYIMAAGNENVILCERGIRSFDQYTRNTLDLSAVPFLKKESHLPVVVDPSHACGISWMVPTLAKAAVAAGADGIMVEVHNNPECALCDGEQSLTPVQFDDLMKKLAQYAAIEGRTL; encoded by the coding sequence ATGATCGTTGTATTGAAACCCGATGCGGCAAAAGCCGATATCGATTTATTCGTTGCCAATTTGAAGCGGCAAGGCGTGGGCGTACATATTTCGCACGGAACCGACCATACTATCGTAGGACTTATCGGAGATACGAGCCGCATGACTCCCGAAAGTTTTAAGGCGAACCACATCGTGGACACGGTGATGCGCGTACAAGCGCCGTACAAAATGGCGAACCGCGCGTTTCACCCGGAAAACACCGCCGTTACGGTTGCAGCGGATCAGATCGGCGTGGCAAGCGCGGCGATCGGAGACGGAAACGTCGCGGTTATCGCCGGCCCCTGTTCGGTCGAAAGCGAAGAGCAGCTGACCGACATAGCCGAATGCGTTAAAGCGTCGGGTGCGCGGTTTCTGCGCGGCGGCGCGTTCAAACCCCGCACCAGTCCGTACAGCTTTCAGGGGCTCGGCTGTGAAGGAATCGAATTGCTGCTTGCCGCAAAAAAAACGACCGGCTTGCCTATCGTTACGGAACTGATGTCGATTACGCAGCTTGAATTGTTTGACGGCGTCGACGTGATTCAAATCGGCGCGCGCAACATGCAGAATTTCGATTTGCTGAAAGAGCTCGGCAGCTGCAAAAAACCGATCCTGTTGAAGCGGGGACTGGCGAACACGGTAAAAGAACTGCTTATGTCGGCCGAATACATCATGGCCGCCGGAAACGAAAACGTGATTCTGTGCGAGCGCGGCATTCGCAGCTTCGATCAGTATACGCGCAACACGCTCGACTTGAGCGCCGTGCCGTTTTTGAAAAAGGAAAGCCATTTGCCGGTCGTCGTCGACCCCAGCCACGCGTGCGGCATCAGCTGGATGGTTCCCACGCTGGCAAAAGCGGCGGTCGCCGCCGGTGCGGACGGAATTATGGTGGAAGTCCACAACAATCCCGAGTGCGCGCTGTGCGACGGGGAGCAGTCGCTCACTCCCGTCCAGTTCGACGATTTGATGAAAAAGCTGGCTCAATACGCGGCGATAGAGGGCCGCACGCTGTGA
- a CDS encoding helix-turn-helix transcriptional regulator, producing the protein MYEWQKQIQLIVDEIDRCIKNYNDAALTLCLLSCKLGYSEFHTTRKFKEISGMQFRDYLRQRKLAFALKEVRDSGKSMLDIAFEYGFSSHEAFTRAFKGTYGVAPSEYRKNPKPVVLRTKINPFDRYFFGLGEIGMMKSDDGIKMYFVTIPAHKFLHVKNYESNGYWDFWQKQGLIPGQDCETVCGLLDSIKGKLDDAGGSESNGSSGQIMAYISDPAGRLCDWGFSRTECYGVRLPSDYAGEVPPHMLLTDIPEAEYVVFEHGPFDYEQENRSVEEKMEKAMASFDSADTGYRFDTTPGRILYFYHDPERFWKYVRPVRK; encoded by the coding sequence ATGTACGAATGGCAAAAGCAAATCCAATTGATTGTCGATGAAATCGACCGCTGTATCAAAAACTATAACGACGCGGCTTTGACGCTGTGCTTGCTTTCCTGCAAGCTGGGATATTCCGAATTCCATACGACGAGAAAATTCAAGGAAATATCGGGTATGCAATTCCGCGATTATCTGCGGCAGCGAAAATTGGCCTTCGCGCTCAAAGAAGTACGGGACAGCGGAAAAAGCATGTTGGATATCGCTTTCGAGTACGGATTTTCCTCTCACGAAGCTTTTACCCGGGCGTTTAAAGGCACGTACGGCGTTGCGCCGAGCGAATACCGGAAAAATCCGAAGCCCGTCGTACTGCGCACCAAGATAAACCCGTTCGACCGTTACTTTTTCGGATTAGGAGAAATCGGTATGATGAAATCTGACGATGGTATTAAAATGTATTTCGTAACCATTCCCGCGCATAAGTTTCTGCACGTCAAAAACTATGAAAGCAACGGATATTGGGATTTTTGGCAGAAACAGGGGCTGATTCCGGGGCAGGACTGCGAAACGGTTTGCGGACTGTTAGACAGTATCAAGGGTAAATTGGACGATGCCGGCGGAAGCGAATCCAACGGAAGCAGCGGCCAGATCATGGCGTACATCAGCGATCCGGCCGGCAGACTGTGCGATTGGGGATTTTCGCGTACGGAGTGTTACGGAGTGCGGCTGCCGTCCGATTATGCGGGCGAAGTACCGCCGCATATGCTGCTGACAGATATTCCCGAAGCCGAATACGTCGTGTTTGAACATGGTCCGTTCGATTATGAACAGGAAAACCGCAGTGTGGAAGAAAAAATGGAAAAGGCGATGGCTTCGTTCGATTCAGCGGATACCGGTTACCGCTTCGACACCACCCCGGGCCGGATACTCTACTTTTATCACGATCCCGAGCGGTTTTGGAAGTACGTCAGACCGGTGCGGAAGTAG
- the uvrA gene encoding excinuclease ABC subunit UvrA translates to MAESSKLIVRGAREHNLKNIDVELPRNKLVVVSGLSGSGKSSLAFDTIFAEGQRRYVESLSAYARQFLGRMDKPDIDYIEGLSPAISIEQKTTHKNPRSTVGTVTEIYDYYRLLFARIGIPHCPECGREICEQSTDQIIDTIMTWPEGTKIQILAPVIHRKKGEHQKVIEDARKSGFIRARIDGLMVELEDSVKLDKQKKHSIELVVDRIVLKNDVRKRLAGSVETALANTNGILVVTRREADSDGTSAADAETEVFFSQKNACPDCGISIPELQPRLFSFNNPFGACPDCTGLGEKMEFDLDLIVPDKSKSFDEGGFAPYNPDSAWNRTRFQAIADSYGFKLSDPFDSLSAQQRDVLFYGSEEPIHFVYQKQSGEGHSVYNQRWIGIYADLKRRHAESFSEAQRENLEKFMAHRVCETCGGKRLKREALAVTVGGKNIHELCLLSVGDSIEFFDALTLSDTEKQIAAQIEKEIRDRLRFMKNVGLDYLTLERAAATLSGGEAQRIRLATQIGSSLMGVLYILDEPSIGLHQRDNQRLIDTLLYLRDLGNTLIVVEHDEQTLRTADWIVDLGPGAGVHGGYVVASGTPDQVMKVPESLTGQYLAGTLKMDVPAQRRPGSGHSIVLSGVTEHNLKDVTVEIPLGTFTCITGVSGSGKSTLLSDVLYPAVSNRIMRTSHPEGAYRNISGLEHIDKVINIDQSPIGRTPRSNPATYVGVFNGIRDLYASLPDAKARGFKPGRFSFNVKGGRCENCQGAGTITIEMNFLPDVYIPCEVCRGKRFNQETLDVLYKGKSISDVLDMTIEEAADFFAHIPHVARKLETLLSVGLGYIQLGQSALTLSGGEAQRVKLANELARRSTGKTLYILDEPTTGLHFADVKQLMEVIGRLVDQGNSVVMIEHNLDVILQADRIIDLGPEGGFRGGSIVAVGTPEQVAQCEDSYTGHYVKEMLERGGASR, encoded by the coding sequence ATGGCAGAAAGCAGTAAACTGATAGTCAGAGGTGCGCGGGAGCACAATCTGAAAAACATAGACGTGGAACTTCCCCGGAATAAACTGGTCGTCGTTTCGGGTTTGTCCGGTTCGGGCAAGAGTTCTTTGGCGTTCGATACCATTTTTGCCGAGGGACAGCGACGGTACGTCGAAAGTCTTTCGGCGTATGCGCGGCAGTTTTTGGGGCGAATGGACAAGCCGGATATCGATTATATCGAAGGTTTGTCGCCGGCCATTTCGATCGAGCAGAAAACGACGCATAAAAATCCCCGTTCGACGGTGGGAACGGTAACCGAAATTTACGATTATTACCGGCTGTTGTTCGCCCGTATCGGTATTCCGCATTGTCCCGAATGCGGGCGCGAGATCTGCGAACAGTCTACCGATCAGATTATCGATACGATCATGACCTGGCCCGAGGGAACCAAGATTCAGATTTTGGCGCCGGTGATTCATCGGAAAAAGGGCGAGCATCAGAAAGTCATAGAAGACGCGCGCAAGTCGGGGTTTATCCGCGCCCGCATCGACGGACTGATGGTAGAACTTGAAGATTCGGTCAAGCTCGACAAACAGAAAAAACATTCTATCGAACTGGTCGTCGACCGCATCGTGCTCAAAAACGACGTGCGCAAGCGGCTCGCCGGTTCAGTTGAAACGGCGCTGGCCAACACGAACGGTATTCTGGTGGTTACCCGCCGCGAAGCCGATTCCGACGGTACGTCCGCGGCCGACGCCGAAACGGAAGTGTTTTTTTCACAGAAAAACGCGTGCCCCGACTGCGGTATTTCGATTCCGGAATTGCAGCCGCGGCTGTTTTCGTTCAACAATCCGTTCGGCGCGTGTCCCGACTGTACGGGTTTGGGTGAAAAGATGGAATTCGATCTGGATCTGATCGTTCCGGACAAATCGAAGTCGTTCGACGAAGGCGGCTTCGCGCCGTACAATCCCGATTCGGCGTGGAATCGGACGCGCTTTCAGGCGATTGCCGATTCGTACGGATTTAAACTGTCCGATCCGTTCGATTCTCTTTCGGCACAGCAGCGGGATGTGCTTTTTTACGGTTCCGAAGAACCGATTCACTTCGTGTATCAGAAGCAGAGCGGCGAAGGGCATTCGGTGTACAACCAGCGCTGGATCGGTATTTACGCCGATCTGAAACGCCGCCACGCCGAGTCGTTTTCCGAAGCGCAGCGTGAAAATCTTGAAAAGTTTATGGCGCACCGCGTGTGCGAAACCTGCGGCGGTAAACGGCTCAAGCGCGAAGCGCTCGCCGTAACGGTGGGCGGCAAAAACATTCACGAATTGTGCCTGCTGTCCGTCGGCGACTCGATCGAATTTTTCGACGCGCTCACGCTGAGCGACACTGAAAAACAGATCGCCGCGCAGATCGAAAAGGAAATACGCGACCGGCTGCGGTTTATGAAAAACGTCGGCCTCGATTATCTGACGCTCGAACGGGCGGCGGCGACCCTTTCCGGCGGTGAAGCGCAGCGTATTCGGCTGGCGACGCAGATCGGTTCCAGTCTGATGGGTGTGCTCTACATTCTGGACGAACCTTCGATCGGTCTGCATCAGCGCGACAATCAGCGGCTCATAGACACGCTGCTGTATCTGCGCGATTTGGGCAATACGCTCATCGTCGTCGAGCACGACGAGCAGACGCTGCGCACCGCCGACTGGATCGTAGATCTGGGGCCGGGCGCGGGCGTGCACGGCGGATACGTAGTCGCTTCGGGAACTCCCGATCAAGTGATGAAAGTGCCGGAAAGCCTGACCGGGCAGTATTTGGCCGGAACGCTCAAAATGGACGTTCCCGCGCAGCGCCGCCCCGGCAGCGGACATTCGATCGTGCTCTCCGGTGTAACGGAGCACAATCTGAAAGACGTAACGGTGGAGATTCCGCTCGGCACGTTCACGTGCATCACCGGCGTGTCCGGTTCAGGAAAATCGACGCTGCTCAGCGACGTACTGTATCCGGCGGTTTCAAACCGGATCATGCGCACGTCGCATCCTGAGGGCGCGTACCGGAACATCAGCGGCCTTGAACACATCGATAAGGTTATCAATATAGATCAAAGTCCTATCGGACGCACGCCGCGGTCAAATCCGGCAACGTACGTGGGCGTGTTCAACGGCATTCGCGATTTGTACGCGAGTCTGCCGGACGCGAAAGCGCGCGGCTTCAAACCGGGACGGTTCAGTTTCAACGTCAAGGGCGGCCGCTGTGAAAACTGTCAGGGCGCGGGAACTATTACGATCGAAATGAACTTTCTGCCCGACGTGTACATTCCGTGCGAAGTCTGCCGCGGCAAGCGGTTCAATCAGGAAACGCTCGACGTGCTGTACAAAGGCAAAAGCATTAGCGACGTACTGGACATGACGATAGAAGAAGCGGCCGATTTTTTTGCCCACATTCCGCACGTGGCGCGCAAACTTGAAACGCTGCTTTCCGTGGGACTCGGCTATATTCAGCTGGGGCAGTCGGCGCTCACGCTTTCAGGCGGAGAGGCGCAGCGCGTCAAACTGGCGAACGAACTGGCGCGCCGGTCTACGGGAAAAACGCTGTATATTCTGGACGAACCGACGACGGGACTGCATTTTGCGGACGTAAAACAGCTTATGGAAGTGATCGGCCGTCTGGTTGATCAGGGAAATTCGGTCGTCATGATCGAGCACAATCTGGACGTCATTTTGCAGGCCGACCGGATTATCGATTTGGGGCCGGAAGGCGGTTTCCGCGGAGGTTCGATCGTCGCGGTCGGCACACCCGAACAGGTGGCGCAGTGCGAAGATTCGTACACCGGACATTACGTCAAGGAAATGCTCGAACGCGGCGGAGCGAGTCGGTGA